In a genomic window of Meriones unguiculatus strain TT.TT164.6M chromosome 8, Bangor_MerUng_6.1, whole genome shotgun sequence:
- the Slc27a4 gene encoding long-chain fatty acid transport protein 4 — translation MLLGASLVGALVFSKLVLKLPWTQVGFSLLLLYLGSGGWRFIRVFIKTIRRDVFGGMVLLKVKTKVRRYLRERKTVPLLFASMVQRHPDKTALIFEGTDTHWTFRQLDDYSSSVANLLQARGLASGDVVALFMENRNEFVGLWLGMAKLGVEAALINTNLRRDALRHCLDTSKARALIFGSEMASAVSEIHASLDPSLSLFCSGPWEPSTVPANTEHLDPLLEDAPKHLPSRPDKGFTDKLFYVYTSGTTGLPKAAIVVHSRYYRMASLVYYGFRMRPDDIVYDCLPLYHSAGNIVGVGQCLLHGMTVVIRKKFSASRFWDDCIKYNCTIVQYIGELCRYLLNQPPREAESRHKVRMALGNGLRQSIWTDFSSRFHIPQVAEFYGATECNCSLGNFDSQVGACGFNSRILSFVYPIRLVRVNEDTMELIRGPDGVCIPCQPGQPGQLVGRIIQQDPLRRFDGYLNQGANNKKIANDVFKKGDQAYLTGDVLVMDELGYLYFRDRTGDTFRWKGENVSTTEVEGTLSRLLDMADVAVYGVEVPGTEGRAGMAAVAGHTSNCDLESFAQTLKKELPLYARPIFLRFLPELHKTGTFKFQKTELRKEGFNPTVVKDPLFYLDARKGCYVALDQEAYSRIQAGEEKL, via the exons ATGCTGCTAGGGGCATCTCTGGTGGGGGCGCTGGTGTTCTCCAAGCTGGTGCTGAAGCTGCCCTGGACCCAGGTGGGATTCTCCCTGTTGCTCCTGTACTTGGGGTCTGGCGGCTGGCGCTTCATCCGGGTCTTCATCAAGACTATCAGGCGAGATGTCTT CGGCGGCATGGTGCTCCTGAAGGTGAAGACAAAGGTCCGACGGTACCTTCGGGAGCGGAAGACAGTGCCTTTGTTGTTTGCCTCAATGGTACAGCGTCACCCTGACAAGACAGCCCTGATTTTCGAGGGCACGGACACTCACTGGACCTTCCGCCAGCTGGATGACTACTCCAGTAGTGTGGCCAACCTTCTGCAGGCCCGGGGCCTGGCCTCAGGCGATGTAGTTGCCCTGTTCATGGAGAACCGGAATGAGTTCGTGGGGCTGTGGCTGGGCATGGCCAAGCTGGGTGTGGAGGCGGCTCTCATCAACACTAACCTTAGACGTGATGCCCTGCGCCACTGTCTTGACACCTCAAAGGCGAGAGCCCTCATCTTTGGCAGCGAGATGGCCTCAG CTGTCTCTGAGATTCATGCCAGCCTGGACCCCTCACTCAGCCTCTTCTGCTCTGGTCCCTGGGAGCCCAGCACAGTGCCTGCCAACACAGAGCATCTGGACCCTCTGCTAGAAGATGCTCCGAAGCACCTGCCCAGTCGCCCTGACAAGGGCTTTACAG ATAAGCTCTTCTATGTCTACACATCGGGCACCACAGGGCTACCCAAAGCTGCCATTGTGGTGCACAGCAG GTATTACCGTATGGCTTCCCTGGTGTACTATGGATTCCGCATGAGGCCTGATGACATCGTCTATGACTGTCTCCCTCTGTACCACTCAGCAG GAAACATCGTGGGGGTCGGCCAGTGTCTACTCCACGGCATGACCGTGGTGATCCGGAAGAAGTTCTCAGCCTCCCGGTTCTGGGACGATTGTATCAAGTACAACTGCACA ATTGTACAGTACATTGGTGAGCTTTGCCGCTACCTCCTGAATCAGCCACCCCGTGAGGCTGAGTCTCGGCACAAGGTGCGCATGGCGCTGGGCAACGGCCTACGGCAGTCCATCTGGACCGACTTCTCCAGCCGTTTCCACATCCCTCAGGTGGCCGAGTTCTACGGGGCCACTGAGTGCAACTGTAGCCTGGGCAACTTTGACAGCCAG GTGGGGGCCTGTGGCTTCAACAGCCGCATCCTGTCCTTTGTGTACCCCATCCGCTTGGTCCGAGTCAATGAGGATACCATGGAACTGATCCGGGGACCCGACGGCGTCTGCATTCCCTGTCAACCAG GCCAGCCAGGCCAGCTGGTGGGTCGCATCATCCAGCAGGATCCCCTGCGCCGTTTTGATGGTTACCTCAACCAGGGTGCCAACAACAAGAAGATTGCTAATGACGTCTTCAAGAAGGGGGACCAAGCCTACCTCACTG GTGATGTGCTGGTGATGGATGAGCTGGGCTACCTGTACTTCCGAGACCGCACAGGGGACACATTCCGCTGGAAAGGGGAGAATGTGTCTACCACAGAAGTGGAGGGCACACTCAGCCGCCTCCTTGATATGGCAGATGTGGCAGTGTATGGTGTTGAGGTACCAG GAACTGAGGGCCGAGCAGGAATGGCTGCTGTGGCGGGCCACACCAGCAACTGTGACCTGGAGAGCTTtgcacagaccttgaaaaaggaGCTGCCTCTGTATGCCCGCCCCATCTTCCTGCGCTTCCTGCCTGAGCTGCACAAAACAG GGACCTTCAAGTTCCAGAAGACAGAGTTGCGGAAGGAGGGCTTTAACCCAACTGTTGTAAAAGACCCACTGTTCTATCTGGATGCCCGGAAGGGCTGCTATGTTGCACTGGACCAGGAGGCCTATTCCCGCATCCAGGCAGGCGAGGAGAAGCTGTGA
- the Urm1 gene encoding ubiquitin-related modifier 1 isoform X1 yields MYEVTDWLYTLLFLLLTSGFHPRKETMLTGGEGRQWEGNIRNLLVWIKKNLLKERPELFIQGDSVRPGILVLINDADWELLGELDYQLQDQDSILFISTLHGG; encoded by the exons atgtatgagGTCACTGACTGGCTGTACACTCTCCTGTTTCTGTTACTGACGTCTGGCTTCCA TCCCAGGAAGGAGACCATGCTcacaggaggagaaggaagacagTGGGAAG GGAACATCCGGAACCTCCTTGTCTGGATCAAGAAGAATTTGCTAAAAGAGCGGCCAGAGCTGTTCATCCAGGGAGACAGTGT GCGGCCAGGAATCCTGGTGCTGATTAATGATGCCGACTGGGAACTGCTG GGGGAGCTGGACTACCAGCTGCAGGACCAGGACAGCATCCTCTTCATCTCCACACTGCACGGCGGCTGA
- the Urm1 gene encoding ubiquitin-related modifier 1 isoform X2 has product MAAPVEVEVEFGGGAELLFNGVKKHQVTLPGQEEPWNIRNLLVWIKKNLLKERPELFIQGDSVRPGILVLINDADWELLGELDYQLQDQDSILFISTLHGG; this is encoded by the exons ATGGCGGCGCccgtggaggtggaggtggagttCGG AGGCGGTGCAGAGCTCCTGTTTAATGGAGTAAAAAAACATCAAGTCACCTTACCTGGGCAAGAGGAACCCT GGAACATCCGGAACCTCCTTGTCTGGATCAAGAAGAATTTGCTAAAAGAGCGGCCAGAGCTGTTCATCCAGGGAGACAGTGT GCGGCCAGGAATCCTGGTGCTGATTAATGATGCCGACTGGGAACTGCTG GGGGAGCTGGACTACCAGCTGCAGGACCAGGACAGCATCCTCTTCATCTCCACACTGCACGGCGGCTGA